From one Lotus japonicus ecotype B-129 chromosome 3, LjGifu_v1.2 genomic stretch:
- the LOC130744889 gene encoding probable pectinesterase/pectinesterase inhibitor 36 yields the protein MATCTTALLILLLILATATTTTFSLLEMEVLQMAQTQVSQAKNWVNGNNSQYGLGTLSDETRSSVNIVGGVALRDCSKLYEESESRLSRMVSSDKSSYTKEDALTWVSAVMTNHRTCLDGLQEKGHVEAHQLLSRKNLTTLLGQALILYSKTKVKGKGLHHKTVSESNDGLALESWSPAAHKADFTVAQDGSGSHRTIREAVDALAAMGHNRGGRRAVIHVKAGVYHEKVVIGSKMHNVMFVGDGIDRTIITGNRNVVQGSTTMNSATFDVSGDGFWARDITFENTAGPEKHQAVALKSSSDFSVFYRCSFKAYQDTLYVHSNRQFYRDCHIYGTIDFIFGDAAAVLQNCDIFVRKPMSQQSNFITAQGRDDPNKPTGISIQGCRVRPTSEGVSSKTFLGRPWKKYSRTVFMKSDLDGLIHPRGWGEWRGNFALSTLYYGEYMNIGSGASTQNRVNWPGFHVLRSAGEAAPFTVSRFLQGDRWIPASGVPFSSEI from the exons ATGGCCACTTGTACCACCGCTTTATtgatcctcctcctcatccttGCCACggctaccaccaccaccttcagcCTCCTAGAAATGGAGGTGCTCCAAATGGCTCAAACCCAGGTTTCACAGGCCAAGAATTGGGTTAATGGGAACAACTCACAATATGGATTGGGAACCCTTTCAGATGAAACAAGGAGTAGTGTTAATATTGTGGGTGGTGTGGCTCTAAGAGATTGTTCCAAGCTCTATGAGGAGAGCGAGTCTCGTCTCTCTCGCATGGTGTCATCTGACAAGAGTAGTTACACCAAAGAAGACGCGCTTACATGGGTAAGTGCTGTGATGACAAACCACAGGACTTGTTTGGATGGACTTCAGGAAAAAGGGCATGTTGAAGCTCATCAGTTATTGAGTAGAAAAAACTTGACCACGTTGCTTGGGCAAGCTCTTATTTTGTATTCTAAGACCAAAGTAAAAGGCAAAG GACTGCATCACAAAACAGTATCCGAATCAAATGATGGTCTTGCTTTAGAATCATGGAGTCCAGCTGCCCATAAGGCAGATTTCACGGTGGCACAGGACGGTTCAGGCAGCCACAGAACAATTAGAGAAGCGGTGGATGCATTGGCTGCAATGGGGCACAACCGTGGTGGAAGAAGAGCAGTTATACATGTGAAAGCAGGAGTCTACCATGAGAAGGTGGTGATTGGAAGCAAAATGCACAATGTGATGTTTGTAGGAGATGGAATAGACAGAACTATCATCACTGGAAACAGAAATGTTGTTCAAGGTTCTACCACTATGAACTCTGCCACATTTG ATGTATCAGGGGATGGATTTTGGGCAAGAGACATAACGTTTGAGAACACAGCAGGCCCAGAAAAGCACCAAGCAGTTGCACTCAAATCAAGCTCCGACTTCTCAGTTTTCTACAGGTGCAGCTTCAAAGCCTACCAGGACACTCTCTACGTGCACTCCAACCGCCAATTCTACCGCGACTGCCACATATACGGCACCATAGACTTCATCTTTGGGGACGCCGCAGCAGTCCTGCAAAACTGCGACATCTTCGTGAGGAAACCGATGAGTCAGCAATCCAACTTCATCACCGCGCAAGGAAGAGACGATCCTAACAAACCAACTGGGATTTCGATACAGGGTTGCAGGGTCAGGCCCACCTCCGAAGGTGTTTCTTCCAAGACCTTCCTGGGAAGGCCTTGGAAGAAATACTCGAGGACAGTGTTTATGAAGAGTGATTTGGATGGGTTGATTCACCCCAGAGGGTGGGGTGAGTGGAGAGGAAATTTTGCACTCTCTACTCTGTACTATGGAGAGTATATGAACATTGGAAGTGGTGCTTCTACACAGAATAGGGTGAATTGGCCTGGTTTTCATGTGCTGAGGAGTGCTGGTGAGGCAGCACCATTTACTGTGAGTCGGTTTTTGCAAGGGGATCGTTGGATTCCAGCTTCAGGGGTGCCATTCTCGTCTGAAATTTAA
- the LOC130744890 gene encoding uncharacterized protein LOC130744890, protein METFWSSSGLPRCKELAWRASSGYLPVRTALVRRGVDVEVDCPLCGMEPETVDHLWIRCAVTRAFWFGSPLALRLDRFDTLHDFLSYFIDSAEEDAISLWQATSYALWEARNRVVFEGRAFSVPLVVQRAQDLGQLLPASGTKVRNAPSMVAVWQRPTRGVIKINFDASFRSASDIGAGMVARDHEGFVLASAAAFPLAASSPLLAEAAALRWAMVLAIQLGFRRVCFETDCLQLFQRWTKPPDGASYLVSIINDCFVLSRSFDVIDLSFVRRSGNAVADLLARKASSFAGLVWIEEVPSEANSFISTDLLASVPVQV, encoded by the coding sequence ATGGAAACATTCTGGAGCAGCTCGGGTTTACCTCGGTGCAAAGAGCTTGCTTGGCGCGCATCTTCTGGCTATCTTCCCGTGAGGACAGCGTTGGTGCGGCGTGGTGTGGATGTAGAGGTTGATTGCCCCTTATGCGGTATGGAACCGGAAACGGTTGATCATTTGTGGATCCGGTGTGCGGTTACTCGAGCTTTCTGGTTTGGTAGCCCTCTTGCGCTACGGCTTGACAGGTTTGACACTTTGCATGATTTCCTGAGTTATTTTATTGATTCAGCTGAGGAGGATGCCATCTCTTTGTGGCAAGCGACATCCTATGCTTTATGGGAGGCTCGGAATCGTGTTGTCTTTGAGGGACGTGCGTTCTCGGTCCCCTTGGTGGTGCAGCGTGCGCAGGACCTGGGTCAGTTGTTGCCGGCGAGTGGGACAAAGGTGCGGAATGCTCCTTCCATGGTGGCAGTTTGGCAGCGGCCTACGCGTGGGGtgatcaaaattaattttgatgctTCTTTCAGGTCTGCTTCTGATATCGGGGCAGGTATGGTGGCCAGGGATCATGAGGGTTTTGTTTTAGCATCAGCAGCTGCGTTTCCTTTAGCGGCCTCTTCTCCGTTGTTGGCCGAAGCTGCTGCTTTGCGTTGGGCTATGGTTCTAGCCATTCAGCTTGGTTTCCGTCGTGTTTGTTTTGAAACAGATTGCTTGCAACTGTTTCAACGATGGACCAAGCCTCCGGATGGTGCTTCTTATTTAGTTTCTATTATTAATGATTGTTTTGTTCTTTCCCGTTCTTTTGATGTAATAGACCTTTCTTTTGTTCGCCGTTCTGGCAATGCGGTGGCGGATTTACTTGCTAGGAAGGCTTCCTCATTCGCCGGTTTAGTGTGGATTGAGGAAGTCCCTTCTGAAGCGAATTCATTTATTTCTACGGACCTTTTGGCCTCCGTGCCAGTCCAAGTTTAA
- the LOC130746708 gene encoding xyloglucan endotransglucosylase protein 6-like — protein sequence MTEHSHSFLVSPHTVSEWNLQYSTVHSATTLHINQIPLSFCYFSAFSSATTPMVNMSGILAFFVGLVMVGLVSSAKFDELFQSSWALDHFIHEGEQIKLQLDKYSGAGFESKKKYMFGRVSLNLKLVEGDSAGTVTAFYMSSEGANHNEFDFEFLGNTTGEPYSVQTNVYVNGVGNREQRLNLWFDPTKEFHSYSIFWNQRQVVFLVDETPIRVHMNLEHKGIPFPKDQAMGVYSSLWNADDWATQGGRVKTDWSHAPFVATYKDFEINACECPVPVTAAENAKRCSSSEDKSYWWDEPTMSELSLHQSHQLLWVRANHMVYDYCSDTARFPVTPAECVHHRH from the exons ATGACTGAACACTCCCATTCTTTTCTTGTGAGCCCTCACACAGTTTCAGAGTGGAACCTTCAGTACTCTACAGTTCACTCTGCTACTACTCTGCATATAAATCAAATCCCTCTTTCTTTTTGTTATTTCtctgcattctcttcagctACTACACCAATGGTGAACATGTCTGGGATCTTGGCATTTTTTGTTGGTCTTGTTATGGTGGGGTTGGTTTCCTCTGCCAAGTTTGATGAACTCTTCCAGTCTAGCTGGGCTCTTGACCATTTCATCCATGAAGGAGAACAAATCAAACTCCAACTTGACAAATATTCTG GTGCGGGATTTGAATCAAAGAAAAAGTACATGTTTGGTAGAGTGAGCCTTAATCTTAAGCTTGTGGAGGGTGACTCTGCTGGAACTGTTACTGCTTTCTAT ATGTCATCAGAGGGAGCAAATCACAATGAATTCGATTTCGAGTTTCTGGGAAACACCACAGGTGAACCTTACTCAGTCCAGACCAACGTTTATGTGAACGGAGTTGGTAACAGAGAGCAGAGACTCAACCTCTGGTTCGATCCCACCAAGGAGTTCCACTCCTACTCAATCTTCTGGAACCAGCGCCAAGTTGTGTTCCTTGTCGACGAGACTCCAATCAGGGTTCACATGAATCTGGAACACAAGGGAATTCCATTCCCAAAGGACCAAGCCATGGGGGTGTACAGCTCGCTGTGGAATGCTGATGATTGGGCTACACAAGGGGGGCGCGTGAAGACAGATTGGAGCCATGCACCGTTTGTTGCTACCTACAAGGATTTTGAGATCAATGCTTGTGAGTGTCCGGTGCCGGTGACGGCGGCGGAGAATGCGAAGAGGTGTAGCAGCAGTGAGGATAAGAGTTATTGGTGGGATGAGCCAACGATGTCGGAGCTGAGCTTGCACCAGAGCCACCAGCTCTTGTGGGTTAGGGCGAACCATATGGTGTATGATTATTGTAGTGACACTGCTAGGTTTCCGGTCACGCCTGCTGAGTGTGTCCACCACCGTCATTAG